One genomic window of Psychrobacillus sp. INOP01 includes the following:
- a CDS encoding cell wall metabolism sensor histidine kinase WalK has translation MKLRSKINLYTSVLFIVLLICMNVSIYFVFSHLMKENELERAQAEAEKVATEIGNAVDGIAPSDLILAFVPVDGMIQILKEDLTSDGKTTSTSAEKLRARKSNFYPGEFSELISYDGTPYVFVSSPIVWSDGTVVNLQLTTSIESTNDMIHLLAIVLIFVTVIAMIPTFVSSRILSNLIIQPIRTMINTMKDIQKSGQFKQLKLEDTTEGELVEMGETFNHMMALLKTNYEKQEQFVSNASHELRTPLTIIENYADLLKRRGLERPDLFEESIDAIHSEAIRMREMTEQLLSIARHEQWNIHTEQINITRLVQETVNAFQTTYQRDINIEGSYQIIGYTDIQKLKQLLFIFLDNARKYSEGPITVHVDQTEKESIIQIEDKGIGIPKEDLPKVFDRFYRVDQARSRKQGGSGLGLTMAKDIADALGARIEINSKESQGTIVTLFMPIEE, from the coding sequence ATGAAGCTTCGCAGTAAAATAAATTTATATACGTCTGTATTATTTATCGTGCTTCTCATATGCATGAACGTCTCCATCTATTTTGTATTCAGTCATCTGATGAAAGAAAATGAGTTGGAGCGTGCACAGGCAGAGGCCGAAAAGGTTGCCACAGAAATAGGAAATGCCGTAGATGGTATTGCCCCTAGTGATTTAATACTTGCTTTCGTCCCTGTGGACGGCATGATCCAAATTTTGAAAGAGGATTTGACAAGTGATGGGAAAACCACTTCTACTTCTGCAGAAAAACTACGAGCAAGGAAGAGTAATTTTTATCCGGGTGAGTTTAGTGAATTGATATCGTATGATGGAACTCCTTATGTATTTGTATCCTCTCCTATTGTATGGAGTGATGGAACTGTCGTGAATTTACAGTTGACTACTAGCATTGAATCTACAAACGATATGATCCATTTATTAGCAATCGTCTTAATATTTGTAACGGTGATTGCTATGATACCGACTTTTGTTTCTAGTAGAATTCTAAGTAATTTAATCATCCAACCAATTCGTACAATGATTAATACGATGAAGGATATTCAAAAAAGCGGTCAATTTAAACAATTGAAGTTAGAGGATACTACCGAAGGAGAGCTAGTCGAGATGGGCGAAACGTTCAATCATATGATGGCGTTGCTTAAAACGAACTATGAAAAGCAGGAGCAATTTGTCTCTAATGCATCACACGAGCTTCGAACTCCTTTAACTATTATTGAAAATTATGCAGATTTACTGAAGCGGCGAGGTCTTGAACGACCCGACTTATTTGAGGAATCCATTGATGCAATCCACTCCGAAGCTATACGAATGCGAGAAATGACAGAGCAGTTATTGTCCATTGCAAGGCATGAGCAATGGAATATTCACACGGAGCAGATTAATATTACCCGGCTTGTACAAGAAACAGTAAACGCTTTTCAAACTACTTACCAACGAGATATAAATATCGAAGGTAGCTACCAAATAATTGGCTATACAGACATTCAAAAGCTAAAGCAATTACTTTTTATCTTTTTAGATAATGCGCGTAAGTATAGTGAAGGTCCGATTACCGTTCATGTTGACCAGACAGAAAAAGAATCGATTATCCAAATCGAGGATAAAGGAATTGGCATTCCTAAAGAGGATTTACCAAAAGTATTTGATCGATTTTATCGAGTGGATCAGGCAAGAAGTCGTAAGCAAGGTGGATCAGGTCTCGGTTTAACTATGGCAAAAGATATTGCTGATGCACTCGGTGCACGAATTGAAATAAATAGTAAAGAAAGCCAAGGAACAATTGTGACGCTTTTCATGCCAATAGAAGAATAG
- a CDS encoding cytochrome P450, producing the protein MNMTKSIPREEGLDHSLSLLREGYMYIPNRKKSFASNVFETRLLGQSAICMSGEKAAELFYNEEKFMRHEVAPKRLQKTLFGEEGIQTLDDEAHRHRKSMFMSLMTKNRLEALHEITEMQWRFAAQKWEQMDQIILYDEAKEIMCRIACEWGGVPIKEEEVKERAEQLAALFESPTALGPQHWKGRHARKQVEHWIGGLVNQVREGNLTPPEGTALREISLHKDLEGKWLEGKIAAVEVVNIIRPIVAIAIYINFTALAIHHYPEQKEKLETADAKYFQMFVQEVRRFYPFFPMAAAKVRKDFTWEGYSFKEGTLTLLDLYGTNHDAELWDNPDLFNPYRFSGWNKSQFDFIPQGGGDYMMGHRCAGEFVTIEIMEVSLNYLVNHLIYKLPEQDLSYSLVSMPSIPKSGIILENIICK; encoded by the coding sequence ATGAACATGACTAAAAGTATTCCTCGTGAAGAAGGGCTGGACCATAGTCTGAGTTTGTTAAGAGAAGGTTATATGTACATTCCGAATAGAAAGAAAAGCTTTGCCTCCAACGTATTCGAAACTCGTTTATTAGGACAAAGTGCAATTTGTATGAGTGGAGAAAAAGCGGCAGAACTGTTTTATAATGAAGAAAAATTCATGCGACATGAGGTAGCACCTAAACGTTTGCAAAAGACGTTGTTTGGTGAGGAAGGGATCCAAACATTAGACGATGAGGCACATCGCCATCGCAAGTCGATGTTTATGTCATTGATGACAAAGAATCGCCTAGAAGCTCTACATGAAATTACGGAAATGCAATGGCGATTTGCTGCACAGAAGTGGGAGCAGATGGACCAGATCATTTTGTATGATGAGGCAAAAGAAATCATGTGTAGAATTGCATGTGAATGGGGAGGAGTTCCGATTAAGGAAGAGGAAGTAAAAGAACGAGCTGAGCAGCTAGCTGCTTTGTTTGAATCTCCAACCGCTCTTGGTCCTCAGCATTGGAAAGGGAGACATGCACGTAAGCAGGTAGAGCATTGGATAGGAGGTTTGGTTAATCAGGTTCGAGAAGGGAATCTGACTCCACCTGAAGGGACTGCGTTACGTGAAATCTCTTTGCACAAAGACTTGGAAGGTAAGTGGTTAGAGGGAAAAATAGCCGCAGTAGAAGTGGTAAATATTATAAGACCTATTGTGGCGATTGCTATATATATTAATTTTACTGCACTTGCAATTCACCATTACCCTGAGCAGAAAGAAAAGCTCGAGACTGCAGATGCGAAATATTTTCAAATGTTTGTTCAAGAAGTACGACGTTTTTATCCATTCTTTCCAATGGCTGCAGCTAAAGTAAGAAAAGATTTTACTTGGGAGGGCTATTCGTTTAAGGAAGGAACGTTGACTCTACTTGATTTGTATGGAACAAATCATGATGCGGAATTGTGGGATAACCCAGATTTATTTAACCCATATAGGTTTTCTGGATGGAATAAAAGTCAGTTCGATTTCATTCCACAGGGTGGAGGGGATTATATGATGGGTCACCGCTGTGCAGGGGAATTTGTGACCATAGAAATAATGGAAGTATCCCTCAATTATTTAGTAAATCACCTTATTTACAAGCTCCCTGAGCAAGACTTAAGTTATAGCTTGGTTAGTATGCCGAGTATCCCGAAGAGTGGGATTATCTTGGAAAATATTATATGTAAATAA
- a CDS encoding PepSY domain-containing protein: MKKNKPLWITGGIILVVLLVLGVLWLSPFSTKTLTEEELKATALTKYPGEIIRTAKSDNEYEIEVQMANGVYAIKMDTNNGNILSLKQIATEELSPSVDKLTEAQIKKEIATQGDLQSIRFINADTSYYKAVVRKENVEITLKVDPYDGSIIDSSQAPIEAHVSTESILLTEKEALTIAADHLKGIADDDAELHQPSGQTPYYLVEVEIENGDEDREAVVQVDAYTGTVKSINWEN; the protein is encoded by the coding sequence ATGAAGAAAAATAAACCCCTTTGGATAACCGGAGGAATTATACTAGTGGTTTTGTTAGTATTAGGTGTGCTATGGCTATCTCCTTTTTCAACAAAGACTCTTACAGAGGAGGAATTGAAGGCAACTGCACTTACAAAATACCCTGGTGAAATTATACGTACAGCTAAATCCGATAACGAGTATGAGATTGAAGTACAAATGGCGAATGGAGTTTACGCTATTAAGATGGATACCAACAACGGAAATATTCTTTCCCTAAAGCAAATAGCGACTGAGGAATTGTCCCCTTCTGTTGACAAACTAACTGAAGCTCAAATAAAAAAAGAAATCGCTACACAAGGAGACCTTCAATCCATTCGTTTTATAAATGCAGACACCTCTTACTATAAAGCAGTTGTTCGTAAAGAAAATGTAGAAATCACTTTAAAAGTAGACCCGTATGATGGTTCCATAATAGACTCGTCTCAAGCTCCAATAGAAGCTCATGTATCAACGGAGAGCATTCTCCTTACAGAAAAAGAGGCACTCACTATTGCAGCAGACCATTTAAAAGGAATTGCTGATGATGATGCAGAACTTCATCAACCTTCTGGCCAAACACCATACTACTTGGTGGAGGTTGAGATTGAAAATGGAGATGAGGATCGTGAAGCGGTTGTCCAAGTTGATGCATATACTGGTACGGTGAAATCGATAAATTGGGAGAACTAA
- a CDS encoding response regulator transcription factor, producing the protein MSKESILIVEDEAKIVRLLEIELEYEGYETGKALDGIDAFEMFLTQKWDLILLDIMLPGMSGIELLRRIRGKNSSVPIILLTAKDSIENKVSGLDLGASDYITKPFRTEELLARIRAVLRMSQATIPPSPIDDEWLQFSDLRVNDKTREVVRSDLEVSLTPKEYDLLLYLLKNKRQVLDRGQILEAVWGYDYYGDTKIVDVYIRYLRKKIDADFDTPLIHTVRGVGYVLKDAT; encoded by the coding sequence TTGTCTAAAGAATCTATTTTAATCGTAGAAGATGAAGCAAAAATTGTTAGGCTACTCGAAATCGAATTAGAATATGAAGGTTATGAAACCGGCAAGGCATTGGATGGAATTGATGCCTTTGAAATGTTTCTTACACAAAAATGGGATTTGATCTTACTAGATATAATGCTTCCAGGTATGAGTGGAATTGAATTACTTCGACGCATTCGAGGAAAAAATTCTTCAGTTCCAATTATTTTATTGACCGCCAAGGATTCTATTGAAAACAAAGTTTCCGGTCTTGACCTTGGTGCAAGTGACTACATAACAAAGCCCTTTAGAACAGAAGAATTGCTTGCTAGAATTCGTGCAGTGCTTAGGATGAGCCAAGCAACTATCCCTCCAAGTCCCATAGATGACGAATGGCTTCAGTTCAGTGATTTACGAGTGAATGACAAAACAAGAGAAGTTGTTAGAAGTGATTTAGAAGTCAGTTTGACTCCGAAGGAATATGATTTACTTTTATATTTATTGAAAAACAAACGACAAGTTCTAGACCGCGGACAAATTCTTGAAGCCGTTTGGGGCTACGACTACTACGGAGATACTAAAATCGTTGATGTATATATCAGATATTTGCGAAAAAAAATTGACGCAGATTTTGATACTCCACTTATTCATACAGTGAGAGGCGTAGGATATGTCCTGAAGGATGCCACATGA
- a CDS encoding PepSY domain-containing protein: protein MKKLVIGSLAAALVISGGIGINALADDDNINLSKTQSEKLIGIEKAKEVALKEATGTIESVDLEKNNGKTFYEVDIDGEKSKDYEVRVDAYNSKVLNVREDNDDRDDDDDQDKVTTSTKLITEAKAIEIAQKQIQGTLSDIKLDSDDGRYEYEIELRTAKGKAEFTIDASTGEILEHELDNDDDDRYDD, encoded by the coding sequence ATGAAAAAATTAGTAATTGGTTCATTAGCAGCTGCACTTGTGATTAGCGGAGGAATTGGGATTAATGCTTTAGCAGATGACGACAACATAAATTTAAGTAAAACTCAAAGTGAAAAATTAATTGGTATCGAAAAAGCTAAAGAAGTAGCACTGAAGGAAGCAACAGGTACGATTGAAAGTGTAGACCTCGAAAAAAATAATGGAAAAACATTTTATGAGGTAGATATAGACGGAGAAAAGTCAAAGGATTACGAAGTGCGAGTAGATGCCTATAATTCAAAAGTATTGAATGTAAGAGAAGATAACGATGACCGAGATGATGACGATGATCAAGATAAAGTAACTACAAGCACAAAACTTATTACAGAAGCTAAAGCAATTGAAATTGCACAAAAACAAATTCAAGGAACACTATCAGACATCAAATTAGATTCGGATGACGGTCGATATGAATATGAAATAGAGCTTCGCACAGCTAAAGGTAAAGCAGAGTTCACAATCGACGCAAGTACAGGAGAAATTCTTGAGCATGAACTTGATAATGATGACGACGATCGTTATGACGATTAA
- a CDS encoding four-helix bundle copper-binding protein — protein MSYEECIKACQECLEVCNNCFQACLNEEHVKMMAGCIRLDRECADICSYAVQAMTRNSPFVKEICDLCARICEDCAEECAKHDHEHCKRCAEACRKCAEACRQMIA, from the coding sequence ATGTCCTATGAAGAATGTATTAAAGCATGTCAAGAGTGCTTGGAGGTATGTAATAATTGTTTCCAAGCCTGCCTAAATGAAGAACACGTGAAAATGATGGCAGGTTGTATTAGGCTAGACAGAGAATGTGCAGATATTTGTAGTTATGCTGTACAAGCGATGACTCGCAATAGTCCATTCGTTAAAGAAATTTGTGATTTATGTGCTAGAATTTGTGAGGATTGTGCAGAAGAATGCGCAAAACATGACCATGAACATTGTAAGCGGTGTGCAGAGGCTTGCCGTAAATGTGCTGAAGCCTGTCGTCAAATGATTGCATAG
- a CDS encoding thioesterase family protein, which produces MYQTIIEPRVSETDGVGHINNTTVPIWLEGGRNKLFSLFNPDLSFENWKMIILKTTVEYKQQIYFGTDVVVKCWVKRIGNSSLELYEEIWQQDRMTVQANTIYVNYNVHENKSENIPDDIRKELEKHLYEEGLNE; this is translated from the coding sequence ATGTATCAAACAATAATTGAACCACGTGTTTCTGAAACTGATGGGGTAGGACATATAAATAACACAACGGTGCCGATATGGTTAGAAGGTGGTAGAAATAAGCTCTTCTCCTTGTTCAATCCGGATTTAAGTTTTGAAAACTGGAAAATGATTATTTTAAAAACAACCGTTGAATATAAACAACAAATATATTTTGGAACAGATGTAGTTGTTAAATGCTGGGTGAAACGAATTGGAAACTCTAGTTTAGAACTGTATGAGGAGATTTGGCAGCAAGATAGAATGACTGTTCAAGCAAACACTATTTACGTTAACTATAATGTGCATGAAAACAAAAGCGAGAACATACCAGATGATATTCGAAAAGAATTAGAAAAACATTTGTACGAGGAGGGGTTAAATGAGTAA
- a CDS encoding enoyl-CoA hydratase/isomerase family protein produces MSNKVIFQVENHIARITLNRPNALNALDNDMIADLIDYLIESKKNDEIRVVIIEGNGKAFCAGDDLVDMGTENNPNPTDKLTEYSDGYPAVVLTMKSLEKPIIIKAQKYALGAGFEIALAADFIIASTDTKFGLPFVLRGISAGTYLLQKRIGYHRAVRYLFLGEMFGTEEAFNWGLLYKQVELEALDQEVEKLAGHLSMSATRAIGLMKKAMHTSESMAIEEAFQVQTYSTLASFYTEDYAEGKQAFIDKRESNFKGK; encoded by the coding sequence ATGAGTAATAAAGTAATTTTTCAAGTAGAAAATCATATAGCTAGAATTACGTTAAATCGTCCGAATGCCTTGAATGCATTAGATAATGACATGATTGCAGATTTGATAGACTATCTAATAGAAAGTAAGAAAAACGACGAAATTCGAGTTGTCATAATAGAAGGAAATGGAAAGGCATTTTGTGCGGGTGATGATCTCGTTGACATGGGTACAGAGAATAATCCTAATCCCACAGATAAGTTAACGGAGTATTCAGATGGATATCCTGCAGTTGTCCTAACGATGAAAAGTTTAGAAAAACCAATTATTATAAAGGCGCAAAAGTATGCTTTAGGAGCAGGTTTTGAAATTGCCTTGGCAGCTGATTTCATAATTGCATCAACAGATACTAAATTCGGTCTCCCGTTTGTTCTAAGAGGAATTTCTGCAGGTACATATCTTCTACAAAAACGAATTGGATATCACCGTGCAGTAAGATACCTGTTCTTAGGAGAAATGTTCGGAACAGAAGAGGCGTTTAATTGGGGCTTACTTTATAAACAAGTAGAGCTGGAAGCATTAGATCAGGAAGTAGAAAAGTTAGCAGGGCATTTATCAATGAGTGCTACCCGCGCCATAGGCTTAATGAAGAAAGCAATGCATACTAGTGAGAGTATGGCTATAGAAGAAGCCTTCCAAGTACAGACGTATTCGACCTTAGCTTCCTTCTATACAGAGGATTACGCAGAAGGGAAGCAAGCTTTTATCGACAAAAGAGAGTCTAATTTTAAAGGGAAGTGA
- a CDS encoding class I adenylate-forming enzyme family protein produces the protein MQLTLQNQPIHSYIEEHAKLSSEKTAINFYGQEISYGELWDSINRMSNFLVDHGVKKGDTVALFLQNCPQYVIAFFATQKIGAIVGPCNPMFKEWELKYQLNDLNAKVLITTPDLFEVYEKIQDETNVQSKITTSYRDYLPESPYPDFPEKIIEKQFDNVLEWSSILKDDKYDYESNVDINMNEDVSLIIYTSGTTGSPKGAMLTFTNSEFQATCVAKNFGFTKDDTYIAAMPIFHIAGKLVSLLSAMVVGADIVLLTRFESKGMLQAFERYKATVLYTTTPMNIQMMREELIHQIDFSHLKINIVTSFGIQISQEISDDWERITGKPLMEFAYGMSETHTGNAMTPPKEIKYGSVGKPTFDTEVKIVQFDNYDEEMPVGEQGMILVKGPSVFKGYKGRVEETKESFHRDYFITGDIGMFDEDGFLYFLGRVKEMIKCSGYSVYPEEVEKMLSKHEKINQVAVIGVPDPVRGESVKAFVVLEEGMKVSELEIIEWARDKMSAYKYPREIEFLDELPKTSSGKVLRRLLKEKVV, from the coding sequence ATGCAACTAACATTACAAAATCAACCAATCCATTCTTACATTGAAGAACATGCAAAATTAAGTTCCGAGAAAACAGCTATTAATTTCTATGGGCAAGAGATTTCGTATGGAGAGTTATGGGATTCGATAAATCGAATGTCTAATTTTCTTGTTGATCATGGGGTGAAAAAAGGTGATACAGTGGCACTTTTCCTTCAAAACTGTCCTCAATATGTGATAGCCTTTTTTGCAACACAGAAAATAGGGGCAATTGTTGGACCATGTAATCCGATGTTCAAAGAATGGGAACTAAAATACCAATTAAATGACTTAAATGCAAAAGTCCTTATTACAACTCCTGATCTATTTGAAGTTTATGAAAAAATCCAAGATGAAACGAATGTACAAAGTAAAATAACAACTAGTTATCGTGATTATTTGCCTGAATCTCCTTATCCAGATTTTCCAGAGAAGATAATAGAAAAACAATTTGATAACGTGCTGGAATGGTCTTCAATTTTAAAAGATGATAAGTATGATTATGAAAGTAACGTAGATATTAATATGAATGAAGATGTAAGCTTAATTATTTATACTTCTGGTACGACTGGTTCTCCAAAAGGGGCGATGCTCACTTTTACAAACTCTGAGTTTCAAGCAACTTGTGTTGCAAAGAATTTTGGTTTTACAAAGGATGATACATACATTGCAGCCATGCCAATCTTTCATATTGCTGGAAAACTTGTAAGTTTACTTAGTGCAATGGTTGTTGGAGCCGATATAGTGTTACTTACTCGATTTGAGTCAAAAGGTATGCTCCAAGCATTTGAACGTTACAAAGCAACTGTTTTATACACGACCACGCCAATGAATATACAAATGATGAGAGAAGAGTTGATTCATCAAATTGACTTTAGTCATTTGAAGATTAATATTGTAACAAGTTTTGGCATTCAAATATCACAAGAGATTTCAGATGATTGGGAACGAATAACTGGGAAGCCTTTAATGGAGTTTGCCTATGGGATGAGTGAAACCCATACAGGAAACGCTATGACTCCACCTAAGGAAATAAAATATGGCAGTGTTGGTAAACCAACCTTTGATACAGAGGTCAAAATAGTTCAATTTGATAATTATGATGAAGAAATGCCAGTTGGTGAGCAAGGAATGATTCTTGTAAAAGGGCCGAGTGTATTTAAAGGTTACAAAGGAAGAGTAGAAGAGACAAAGGAATCATTCCATCGTGATTATTTCATTACTGGTGATATAGGAATGTTTGATGAAGATGGTTTTTTATATTTCTTAGGTAGGGTTAAAGAAATGATTAAATGCTCGGGATACAGTGTTTATCCAGAAGAAGTAGAAAAAATGCTATCAAAGCATGAAAAAATTAACCAAGTAGCTGTAATAGGCGTACCGGATCCAGTAAGAGGAGAATCTGTAAAGGCTTTTGTTGTCTTGGAAGAGGGTATGAAAGTATCAGAATTGGAAATTATTGAATGGGCAAGAGATAAAATGTCTGCTTATAAATATCCCCGTGAAATTGAGTTCCTAGATGAACTTCCTAAAACAAGTTCCGGTAAAGTGTTAAGACGTCTGTTAAAAGAGAAAGTAGTATAA
- a CDS encoding MaoC/PaaZ C-terminal domain-containing protein, protein MVIKTDHLLITESHLLLPIIWEGDLNIHSNSPLMKQSRFGDVIMHGDTVFSLATGLVEKQESRYTYIYEFETSYKRSVTIGDEIFVEYKITRTDVNNLHFSVYKNGSELVMDGSLQFSYGNEVLKI, encoded by the coding sequence ATGGTTATCAAAACAGATCATTTGTTGATTACAGAAAGCCATTTGCTGTTGCCCATTATTTGGGAAGGAGATTTAAACATCCACTCTAACAGCCCATTGATGAAACAGTCTCGTTTTGGAGATGTCATTATGCACGGGGACACAGTGTTTTCCTTAGCAACTGGGTTAGTAGAGAAGCAGGAATCAAGATATACGTATATATATGAGTTTGAGACTTCCTATAAAAGAAGCGTCACTATTGGAGATGAAATTTTTGTTGAATACAAGATTACACGAACAGATGTGAATAATCTACATTTCTCCGTTTATAAAAATGGTAGTGAGCTTGTAATGGATGGTTCTTTACAGTTCTCTTATGGCAATGAGGTGCTAAAGATTTGA